cctatgatctcactcatgtggaatttaagaaacaaaacagataaacatcagggaagggaaggaaaaataaaaaaaaaaaagataaaaacagagagagagagaggcaaaccataagagattcttaactatagagaacaaacggagggttgctagagggggggcggtgggaggatggggtcactgggtggaGTCACTTgtggaatcactaaattctatttctgaaaccaatactacGCTATATGTactaacttgaattaaaaaaaaaaaaagtcagctccAAGCAGCTTAAGTGAAGAGGAGTTTACGGCCTGGCCTGCCTGGTAGTTGAAGGGCAGGCCTCCTTTGAGGCTAGGCTGGGTCCTGGTGCCTGAGCCTTTCAGGATGCTCTACTGCTCTCTCCCCATCTGTGTTATCTTACTTCCCAGCTCATCTTCCACCTGGTGAGCCCTGAACTGTATGATTGCTGCAAGGTATGACGCCAAAGTGGAGAAAGTGGTGAAAGCCGGTCCCTCTTTGGTGTTCTAGGGTCACTGGTTTTTATATATCGTCTATCACTGAGTTGTTGTCTGCAGAAGGCAGTCCGGTAGGAGCTGTGCAGCCATGGCCAGAAGCAGAACCTCAAAAGGGAGCAATCCAAAAACAATAAAGATCTTGGAAATTGAAAATGTGATGGAATAAAAATTTCAGAGGAAGGATAAAAGAGAACATTGAGACCATTTTCCAGAAtgttgaaaaaaagagagagaagcaaaataagAGACACTAAGAAAATCGTGGAGTAGGTTCAGGAGGCCCAACATCTTATTAACAAAACCCgagcgggacacctgggtggctaagcatctaccttcagctcaggatgtgatcctggagaccggggatcgagtcccacattgggctccctgcatggagccggcttcttcctctgcctgtgtctctgcctctctctctctgtgtgtctctcatgaataagtaaaatcttaaaaaaaaaaaaaaagaaaactggaagaacTTTTAGGGATGCATTAGTGCTAAATGCAGAGAAAACTAAGCAAGTAAACAAAAAGGCAATTTATAATTctagtaaaaacaaaaagttgtatGTGAAGGACATATGAACACAGGATACCACGTGGTCCAGCCACAGATACTGTTTACTTGGTCATATTGATGTAAAATTGGACATTGATCTAGCTAAAATGCAAATAactaaactgtgtgtgtgtgtgtgtgtaagggagaGAGAAGTATGTGGAGTAAGTCAATGAAAGAGACCTGCATCTTCACCTTCCACCGTGGGAATTGGATTAACGCCTAAACCTGAAAAGTCAGGAAGTAGGAATACAAGTATGTTGTTTGCAAATTTGGAGATACATagcagaagaaatacagaaaagtggTGGACTGTGGACCGGGACCTGTCATTTTCCATGTTAAGTCTCTGACACTTGATCCCATGTGCATCTATGACGGCTGCAACCAAAAACCAagcacagggggatccctgggtggctcggcggtttagcgctgccttcagcccagggcatgatcctggagacccgggatcgagtcccgtgtcgggttccctgcacggagcctgctcctccctctgcctgcgtctctgcctctctctctctgtgtctctcatgaataaataaaatattaaaaaaaaaaagcacaggtttAAAAATACAAGGGTGCTTGGGAcggcctggctggctcggttggtggtgcatgcaactcttgatctaagggtggtgagttcaaggtccatgttgggtggagagattacttaaaataaaacaaaacaaaacggggGAAAAAAGCCTAaccctttaaaattcttttaaatttatgaaaacttattttttttattgtggaccTAAAAAATAAGTACATGAGGACGTTTTGTGAGTCAAAGGAGCCAACCCAATCCAAACAGTGGGTGCACCTCCCAGGTCAAAGATGGAGCAGCTCTGCAGCCCGTGAGCGCCGAGAGCCCCCCGCCAAAGCCCGGCTCCGTGGGCGCCTGCTCGCTGCTGCACGCGGGGGCACGGCCGTGGGGGTTCGGGGCGGGAAGGAAACATTCTGAAATTAACTCTGAAGTCAGTCTCCGGGTGGGCTTTTGACTGCTTCTACACGTTCGATGGGCGCGTCCTGCGTGTGTATCATGCGGCCGTACCCTCTTTAGCACATGGTCCGCTTGATGCCTGCATGTGCACGGACCCTATTACAGGCAAGCGCCTCGTGCTCGGTTACGCGTGTGTCGCACGTCTGTCACTGTGCGCAGCACCGATACTGCGAAAGCGAGACGGCGGACGTTGGTTGCCCCTCAGATGCCTCAGCGGGACCTTGAGGGGCTGTGAAGAGCCCTTGGGGTCACTCCAAAGGGTCATCTCTCGGAGCCTGAAGCTGCCGACCCGGGATGTCTGCGCTCTGCCCCGACTCTGGGCACTGTCCCCTCAGGATGCAAAGCCAGCCCGGTGTCACCTTCCACCGTGCACACCCAGGGATGCGCTCagcctttgttatttttaaaaatattttatttatttattcctgagagacacagagagaggcagagacccaggcagagggagcagcaggctccctgcggggagcccgacgcgggactcgatcccgggaacccGGGGTctcgccctgggccggaggcggaCCCTCAAtggctgagccccccaccccgtgtctcgCGCTCAACCTACTTGAAAGACAGGACGGTTCGTGGATGTGCTGTTCTTTCTCGGGGCTTTGTGGGGGCGCCGAAGCCTCGGCATGGCCATCtgtcctggatcacgccctgggccaggcatcctgctttttctgattttagaagaaaaacacatGCTCCTTGGAGAAACTTGGCAACAGGGAAAGATTGGGATAAACAAACATAAATGCACTCCAGAAACTTCCGGGTGGACGTGGGCTGCTCCTCGGTGtcgcccgcctcccgcccccccgcacacacacgcacaaatacACGCGGGGTTTATCTTTACACAGTCGCAGTAACTCTTCGTATCTCATTTCCCACATGACACGTTTCAGTTCACGTCCTTAGTGTGATAACCTGGGGACCCGATCTGGGTTTAGCCTGGGAGTGCAGCTTAGGGGAGCAGCCCCAGGACAGGAGGTGGGGTCATGGAGGCCAGAGGCCAGTCAGGgtcccccccacccaggccaaTCGGTTCCAGACCAGAGTCCCCGACCTGGTCCCCTGGCTGTGCTGTGCATGCATCGGGCAGCGGGTCGGGCCGCGAGGGACGGGAAGGCCGAGGCCCcacggagggggcggggggcagggccgAGCGAGTCCAGGAGACCCAAGCAGGGTCCAGTCCGTCCACCTCGAAAACTGTGACTGTGCCGGGTGGGAAGTCCTTTCTGTCCCCCAGGAGGGTTCTCTTCTCCGGTGCGTGGGCTTGAGAGTGACCTCGAGGCCAGCTGCACTaagctgctcccctcccccaggcatcGACTACAAGACCACCACCATCCTGCTGGACGGCCGGAGGGTGAAGCTGCAGCTCTGGTGAGTCGAGGCCCCCGGCCCCCACAGACCCAGGGCCTCCCTGGTACCAGGAGGGGCCACGCATGTGACGGGGACAGACCTCAGCAGGTGTGGGAGGTTGGGAGCAAGTCGCCCTCGCCCGGGTCTGAACGGGCCTCTatctccgccccccaccccccggcaccCCTGGCTCTGAGGTCTGGGTCACCCCcggcctctgcccctccagctccGGGTTGGGGGGAGAATCAGGCTTTCCTGCTTTGACCGTCCACTGGGTTGGCCGCCCCCCCTGCAACCTGCCTGACGACTGTCCCCATGTTACCCCTGCCCCTGGACCACCTGCATGGCTTTCTGTGCCTGGACATGCCTAAGCCCCATGAGCTGGACGCCCCTCTGCTGCCATCCGCAGGTGCCCCTGCCCGGGGAGGTCAGCACCCGGCCCCTTCCCGCTGCCCAGCCCCCGAGGATGTTCGGGGTTGTGGGTACGGCCCTGCCTGGTGTTCTCTGAGCTCCCCGCTGCCGTGGGTCCACAAGGTCCAGGTGTCCTGCCCTCGCCTCTTGTCGCCCGACCCCTGCCTGCTGTGCCCGCCACCTGCCACCCCTGTCCAGGCCTGAGGCCTGCAAGGCCAGGGCTTCTCTCTCCCGGGAGACCATTGGGCCCCACTCTCAGCCCATCCCTCCCGCACGCCACCCCCAAGCGCCCACTAGACCTTCCTACAGACTCCCTGTCTCGCGTGAGCAGCGTGTCCTAGCAGGGCCCACCCTCTCGGTCAACAGCGGCATGTGCGCCCCCTCGGCTGCTCCGGCCCCCCGGGTTCGCCCTCATGTGCGGCGGGTGTTCCCACCTGGCGAGAGccccgggctccctgcaaagcCAGTGGTTGGCGTCCCAGGCCTGCCTCCTTGCCCTCGACGGCTCCTCACCCCCGGATCCGGCGCGGGCCCTGCAGAACCTCgggcccgccgccccctcccccccccctcggCTCCTTGAGGACTCAGAAGGCAGGCCCGGGTCaccacctgcggggggggggggtggggggagccattCATACTGAGGATAGGCCTGGAGCTGCAGCCCACCCTCGTCCCTGCGTCCCCGTGCAGCACGTTTGCTCGGCTCCGGGGCAGCCGTGATTTCCTCTCACTGGCCTCCACCGTCTTTTGCAGGGACACCTCCGGGCAGGGAAGATTTTGTACCATATTCCGCTCCTACTCCCGGGGCGCACAGGTAACACCCCCGAGCCGGGAGGTCGGCCTCACCGAGTATGACCCCGCGCGGCTCTCTAGTGGGCACCTGGAGGGCAGGGCGGCTCTGGCCTGGGGACTGGTGCAAGGTCTGCAAGAGGCCCTTCTTCAGCCCAGAGGCACGGTGGTGCCTGCGTGTGCCTGCGGCCGTGCGTGTGCCCGTGTGCACGCTCAGGGGAGCGCTCCGTCCAGGGGGTGGCCCTGCAGTCCCCCACATGCCGCGTCCCTAGAGCGGTTGCTGGACATGGGGGATGCGGTGCCCATGCCCACCTCACCTGGACATTTGGGGGTTCACTGACGAGCTCCTGAAATACCACCAGGAATGACTATTTAGCTGCTCTACTTGGTAGATAAGTAAGAATAATAGGTTTTCTGTTAAAATAAGTAAACTGGTAGTTGAGCTGGTTGTGAGCCCGTGACCGAGTCGCCTGTGGCCCGGCCGGCGCGGCCCCGAGCTGTGCCCGCCTGTCCCGCAGGTGAGCCCGGTGCCTCTCCCCGCAGGGCGTAATCCTGGTCTATGACATCGCCAACCGCTGGTCCTTTGATGGCATCGACCGGTGGATCAAGGAGATCGACGAGGTACGACCCGGTGTGGCAGGCGCCGTCCGCGTGGCGTGTGGGGGGTGGGCACGTGGCCCAGACACGAGGCTCTGGCAGCATGCAGGCAGTCACCTCCCAGAACAGCATGGGCCCTCATGTGGGGACCCACCCGGCCTGCAGTGTGGATGCTTCCTGGGCCACCGGACGGCCAGTGTGGACGCGGAGGGGTCAGAACCGCCCCGTGGCACGGCTGTCCCGCCGCCTGCCCAAACACGTTGCCGGAAACAACAGGAATCTATTGTCTCGCagtttggaggccagaagtccaaaatccagCGTCGACAGGGCCGGCTCCCTCCCAAGGCCCCAGGGGAGGGTCCTTCCCGCCCCCTGTAGCCTCTGCCAACACACGGTGTGCGCCCCGTGAGTCCcgtgtcccctcctcccctgacAAGGACACCAGTGACTGGCTTTAGGGCCCCCCCCAACCTAGTCTTCACTAagcacatctgcaaagaccctgccTCCGTAGGACACGGTCCGTGGTTCTGGGTGGGCACGAGTCCGGGACAGTGCATTTGCCTGTGCGCCCAGTGGTGCCAGCCAGCACCAGATCTGGCGCAGGTAACCCGCTTGCCTCTCTCTCGCCCTGCAGCATGCCCCTGGGGTCCCTAAAATCCTGGTGGGGAACCGGCTGCACCTGGCCTTCAAGCGGCAGGTCCCCACGGAGCAGGCCCAGGCCTACGCGGAGCGCCTGGGCGTCACGTTCTTCGAGGTCAGCCCCCTGTGCAACTTCAACATCACGGAGTCGTTCACGGAGCTGGCCAGGACCGTGCTGCTGCGGCACGGGATGGACCGGCTCTGGAGGCCCAGCAAGGGTAGGCACCTCCTCCCGCCCCGGGCCGCCTCCCACCCGCGTCCACCCTCCGAGTAAATGCGTTTAATCTGAGAGAAATCACTAGAACGTTTCTGTCGGGAAGTTCACGAGAGGCATTTCTGTGTGGGCGCAGAGGCGGAGGCGCGTGTGCACAGGCGCTGGGCAGGCGCCCTGCGCCCACGGTTCTGGGAAGAGCACCGCGTCGGGAATGACTCACTTTAACTCATTTTGTTTGCAAAGAGGGGAGCTTGAGAGGAGCATCGAGCGCTGTTGGCAGTCTCTAACCTGAGGCTGGAAACTGCTCAGAGCCTCGGTGTCAATCCACCCGAACGCCTGTGCCGACTCCGTCCACCTTGCGGGGACCCCGCTGGGACAGCCGCTGTGGATTTCCTCTGACACCCCCGTCAGCAGGCGACTGTCACAGGAAGGAAAGACAAGCTAGTCGTAGAGTGGGGCAGCACGAGGTTGAGGGAGCAAAATCCGATTCTTTTAATCAGGGATTCTCGGCCGCAGCCCTGCCTCCAGCTTGGACGGGAGGTTTCCCGGGGGGTCAGTATGTGCACCCCGCCTCCAGCTGTGGATGGACACCCAGTGTCCCGCGGAGTCGAAACCACCCCCAGCTGAGAGCCACGGTGCCAAGAGAGCTCCTGCTGGGCCCCCCGGGCCTGACCTTCGGGCCTAGGAGGTGGCAGCTGTGCCAGGAGGCCCCCCATCTCCATCCCGGGGGGCCTGACCCACGAAGAATGGTGGAGACGAGAGCCAAGTATTGGCTTCCGAGGCGTGCTCTCGAACATGCCCCTGTACAGCTGGTCACACGTGGGAGGGCGGTCACCCTGACACCCGGGGTCTCTCACCCCACGCCGCGGTCAGGCGAGTCCTGGGGGAGGACCTCAGCAGCCGCCATCTCCCCTCCGGGTCTGCCCACCTTGGGGCCTGGAGGGAGGGCAGCCGGGTCTCCAGTCCAAGGCACCTGAGGCCGGGTGGCCGGGTGGCCGGGTGGCCGGTGGGCGTGTCCCGAGGGCCGGGAGCGGGCGCGGCGGGCTGAGAGCCCGGCCCGGGGCGTGCGGCAGGGAGGCCGTGAGGCGGCAGGTCCACCCTGGCGTCGCTCTGTGTCGGGCACGTGAACTAAACTcggtttcctttccttccccaagtGCTGAGCCTGCAGGACCTGTGCTGCCGAGCGGTGGTGTCCTGCACACCTGTGCACCTGGTGGACAAGCTCCCGCTGCCCATGGCCCTGAGGGGCCACCTCAAATCCTTCTCCATGGCCAGCGGCCTCAACGCCAGGATGATGCACGGCCGCTCCTACTCCCTCACCGCCAGCTCCACGCACAAGAGGAGCGGCCTCCGCAAGGTGAAGGCCGCCCGGCCGCCGCAGAGCCCACCCAAGCGCTGCCCCAGGAACAGCTGTAAGGTCTCCTGAAGCAGGAGCACGGACGGGCCTCCAGGAGAGGCTGGGCAGTCCCgcgagggacagggacagggacagggtgGCGGGAGCCCGCTCCAGGGCCGGGAACGCACCTGCCGATCGCTCCTGCGACCCAGCCGCTCCGAGCGCTGAGGACACAGCTTGACTCCGATGCTTCTCCGCGGACAAGCACGAAGCTCTCGTTTGACACGCGTGTTTGTCCGGGGGCTTGGCTCTCGACGACACCGGCGCGGCCTCCCTCGTAGACCTGCTTTGGAGGTGCGGCGGCTCACGCAGTGACTGTGAGGTGCAGCGACTCTGGAAAGCAGCGGGAGAGAGAGATCACCCTCGACCCCACGACCTCACGAGGGCCCTTTGTGAACCTGCAGTTCACACCCACGCGCTCGTGGACGGGCGAGGCAGGAGTCGGAGATCACGCTCGGCCGTTCCGTCCAGCTCGGGTCTGACACGGATTTGATACAGTTTTTGCTATGTTATTTACCATGTTTGGGGATTAATAAGtgatttatatgcatatttttctgtaaatctacaTTTTTTTGTACAAGACGTTCCATAGGTTATGAAACTAAGGGAAGAAAATGCCAAAGATACCTCTAGTTGCGTCGAGTCACAACACATCCAGATCGGCAAGGAAACTACCGTTTGGGCCGTTTCGGTAAGG
The Vulpes vulpes isolate BD-2025 chromosome 2, VulVul3, whole genome shotgun sequence genome window above contains:
- the RAB40B gene encoding ras-related protein Rab-40B, translated to MGAGGGGRTMNTLGSPVRAYDFLLKFLLVGDSDVGKGEILASLQDGAAESPYGHPAGIDYKTTTILLDGRRVKLQLWDTSGQGRFCTIFRSYSRGAQGVILVYDIANRWSFDGIDRWIKEIDEHAPGVPKILVGNRLHLAFKRQVPTEQAQAYAERLGVTFFEVSPLCNFNITESFTELARTVLLRHGMDRLWRPSKVLSLQDLCCRAVVSCTPVHLVDKLPLPMALRGHLKSFSMASGLNARMMHGRSYSLTASSTHKRSGLRKVKAARPPQSPPKRCPRNSCKVS